Genomic DNA from Ruminococcus sp. OA3:
CCAAGCAATGCATACGTTAAGATACGCGTAAAATGAGTATTGACTCCCGTCAGCCTTAAAGCTTCTTCGTTACTTCCGAGTGCATAGAAATGCCGTCCGATATAAGTCTTGTTCAATAACACAATGCCAAACACAATAACCGCGATCATGATCAGGCCGGGAATCGGAAAGAACCCAAACAGATTTCCCTGTCCTATTGTTTTTAAATAGTCCGGGATACCATACATCGGATATCCGTTGGAAATAACAAAAGCTGCTCCGCGAAGAGCCGTCTGCATTGCCAGTGTGGCAATGAGGGGCGGTATCCCTGTTCTGCTGATCACAAAACCGTTAAAAGTTCCGATCAGAGTAGTAAACGCAATACCGATAATCAGCGCAAGGATCGGATTTACTCCCGCATTGAGGATCAGATAACAAATAATAATATTCATGATCGCTATCTGTGATCCGACTGACAGGTCAAGCCCCCCGCCGATCAGGACGAAGGTAAAACCGACGGTAACAATCCCCATCATGGAAATCTGGCGGATAATGTTCATCGCATTTCCCACTGCAAAAAAAGCAGGAGAAATAATTGAGAAAACAATAATTAATGCAATAAAAATAAGAAAAATCATGTACTGTTTAAAGCCACTGGATAATTTATGTTTCATAGTTAAGTTACCTCCTATCATATTCCTGATGCCATTGCCAAAACGTGATCCTGTGAGAACTCATTTTTCTCAAGGAGACCCGCGATTCTTTTTTCGTTTAGAACAACGAGTCTGTCAGAAATATTCAGCAATTCAACCATATCTGAGGAGATCAGCAATATTGCCATTCCCTGTTTTGCAAATTCCGCGATCAGATTATAAATCTCCTGCTTGGCTCCTACATCTACGCCTCTGGTCGGCTCATCCAGTATCAGGACCCTGGGATTGCTGGCAATCCATTTTGCTAAAACTACCTTCTGCTGATTGCCGCCGCTAAGGCTTGAGACATTGTCTTTGACACTTCCCACCTTGATACGGAAAGCCACTCTCTGTTTTTCAACGATTTCTTTTTCCCTGTCTTTTTGTATAAAAATATTTTTAGAGATCCTCTTTAAAATGGGCATGGTTATATTCCAGCTGATCGGCAAAGACAGAATTGCCCCATGGTTCTTTCTGTCCTCCGGTACATAGGCAATTCCTTTCTCCAATGCCTGTTTTGGTGATTTGACCGTGATCTTCTCCCCGTTCAGGATTAACTCCCCACTGTCGATTCTCTCCGCACCAAACAAAAGCCGTGCCAATTCAGTCCTTCCGGATCCCAGCAGGCCGCCAAGCCCCAGTATTTCACCTGCACGCAGGGTAAACGAAATATCTTTAAGCCCGTTTCCTCCGATATTCCTGGCTTCCAGTACAACATCGCCTTTTTCCCAGGTAGGATGAAACTCGATCTCTTCCACCTTGCGGTTTGCCATCTGATAGATTAATTCCTGCCGTGTAATGTCCTGTGTCGCAGATGTTAATATGTATTTTCCATCCCGCATAACCGTCAGGCGGTCTGCGATCCTGTATATCTCTTCCAGCCGATGCGATATGTAAATAATCGTAACTCCCTGTTCCTTCAGTCTCCCGATCAGTTCAAAAAGATCTTCTGTCTCATTGGTAGATAACGGAGCTGTAGGTTCATCCATAATGAGTATCTTTGCATCTTTT
This window encodes:
- a CDS encoding sugar ABC transporter ATP-binding protein, giving the protein MEKELVLSVHNIKKRYGGIQALDNVSIDFERGETHALMGENGAGKSTLIKMISGAEVPDSGELVFWGKSYARMTPQLSRSVGVSTIYQEFNLFPSLTVAENIYMGDELQSDQKSRFYDKKKYIAKAKKVLDSMKVNISPTDIIGNMTTAQMQLVEIAKAVAKDAKILIMDEPTAPLSTNETEDLFELIGRLKEQGVTIIYISHRLEEIYRIADRLTVMRDGKYILTSATQDITRQELIYQMANRKVEEIEFHPTWEKGDVVLEARNIGGNGLKDISFTLRAGEILGLGGLLGSGRTELARLLFGAERIDSGELILNGEKITVKSPKQALEKGIAYVPEDRKNHGAILSLPISWNITMPILKRISKNIFIQKDREKEIVEKQRVAFRIKVGSVKDNVSSLSGGNQQKVVLAKWIASNPRVLILDEPTRGVDVGAKQEIYNLIAEFAKQGMAILLISSDMVELLNISDRLVVLNEKRIAGLLEKNEFSQDHVLAMASGI
- a CDS encoding ABC transporter permease; this translates as MKHKLSSGFKQYMIFLIFIALIIVFSIISPAFFAVGNAMNIIRQISMMGIVTVGFTFVLIGGGLDLSVGSQIAIMNIIICYLILNAGVNPILALIIGIAFTTLIGTFNGFVISRTGIPPLIATLAMQTALRGAAFVISNGYPMYGIPDYLKTIGQGNLFGFFPIPGLIMIAVIVFGIVLLNKTYIGRHFYALGSNEEALRLTGVNTHFTRILTYALLGFLTGIAGIVMLCRTGSGQPNIANSFEMDVLTAAVLGGVSVNGGKGSIAGAIIGAAIIGVLNNGMSIMGANDYWQQIIKGIVLLAVVVFDSFGRSGKKAPKAA